A single region of the Triticum dicoccoides isolate Atlit2015 ecotype Zavitan chromosome 2B, WEW_v2.0, whole genome shotgun sequence genome encodes:
- the LOC119363593 gene encoding UPF0613 protein PB24D3.06c-like isoform X3: protein MPRRCPCSPIPSRQVRCTSRPRGALAVTSPAAAMTSPASTSSWFSGIVRTASGNPPSSAMPPAGGVTSAPVSLPDTPAAVSGKGGVVAPVATTGVGARRKQLQGTLFKYGPKSAQVAFRTGDFTRQVIFIGGLADGLLATDYLEPLSLALEVEKWSLVQPLLSSSYTGYGISTLEQDALELDQLIGYLINKDNSEGVILLGHSTGCQDIIHYMRTNFACSKAVSGVILQAPVSDREYRATLPETGEMIDLAAKMISAGRGMDLMPREANSDAPITAYRFHSLCAYMGDDDMFSSDLSEDQLKQRLGHMSTTQCLVIFSMADEYVPEYIDKKALVDR from the exons ATGCCTCGGAGATGCCCTTGCTCCCCGATCCCAAGTCGTCAAGTTCGCTGCACCTCCCGTCCCCGTGGTGCCCTCGCCGTGACCTCACCGGCGGCCGCTATGACCTCGCCGGCTTCCACCTCTTCCTGGTTCTCCGGAATCGTGCGCACAGCATCCGGCAATCCCCCTTCTTCAGCCATGCCTCCCGCCGGCGGCGTCACCTCCGCCCCCGTCTCCCTTCCCGACACCCCTGCTGCCGTGAGCGGCAAGGGTGGCGTCGTTGCCCCTGTAGCCACCACAGGCGTAGGTGCTCGCAGGAAGCAGCTCCAGGGCACGCTGTTCAAGTACGGGCCCAAGTCCGCTCAG GTTGCGTTTAGGACTGGTGATTTTACCCGTCAGGTGATTTTCATTGGTGGTTTGGCAGATGGGCTCTTAGCAACTGA TTACTTGGAACCATTGTCACTTGCGTTGGAGGTTGAGAAATGGTCACTGGTTCAACCATTACTTTCTTCATCATATACTGGATACGGAATTTCCACCTTGGAGCAA GATGCATTGGAACTTGATCAGCTCATCGGTTACTTGATAAATAAAGATAATTCTGAAGGAGTAATACTGCTCGGTCACAGCACTGGTTGCCAG GATATTATACATTACATGCGGACAAACTTTGCATGTTCCAAAGCAGTTTCTGGGGTAATTTTGCAG GCCCCAGTAAGTGACAGGGAGTATAGGGCAACTCTTCCAGAAACAGGAGAAATGATAGATCTAGCAGCGAAAATGATTAGTGCGGGCCGTGGAATGGATTTGATGCCCAGAGAAGCAAATTCAGATGCTCCAATTACTGCCTACAG GTTCCACTCCCTTTGTGCATATATGGGTGATGATGATATGTTCAGTTCTGATCTTAGTGAAGATCAGCTGAAGCAGAGACTTGGTCATATGTCAACCACACAGTGCCTG